A single genomic interval of Primulina huaijiensis isolate GDHJ02 chromosome 7, ASM1229523v2, whole genome shotgun sequence harbors:
- the LOC140980260 gene encoding uncharacterized protein gives MKPNKKDLVGKNYAKMEKTHTTPNSAARFSYSSPRSCPSHLKRMAQARNIEMSRMWRCSERTKLVPNSPSLSTGFRSKTGYEKEPIIMDYNDDKEAPNSLQETRDILFSAAHFRPSGIRPPSPKFGFFDEKTPLISLGEPKTRSNTPRKVEMQGTPFDAKAHEFRCSRTDTPTRSACEKLKRNIKRLKAAHVNRHNATNIKETSSIKKKSEDATRKLPKYDPFLSQENGKKKACTDSRDQHGKLCRYFEAIDLKQDNRQQSSLSSNKNRTPLTEKAPSICDYSNTNLIWFETK, from the exons ATGAAGCCAAACAAAAAGGATTTAGTGGGAAAAAATTATGCCAAAATGGAAAAAACACACACAACACCCAATTCTG cAGCGAGATTTTCGTACTCAAGTCCTCGATCATGTCCTAGCCATTTGAAAAGAATGGCACAGGCAAGAAATATTGAAATGTCTAGAATGTGGAGATGTTCAGAAAGAACCAAATTGGTACCAAATTCGCCGTCTCTCTCAACTGGTTTCCGTTCGAAAACAGGATATGAGAAAGAGCCAATAATTATGGACTATAACGATGACAAAGAAGCACCAAATTCTCTTCAAGAAACTCGGGACATATTGTTCTCTGCAGCACACTTCAGACCATCTGGGATTCGTCCTCCATCCCCGAAATTTGGCTTTTTCGACGAG AAAACACCTCTCATTTCTCTTGGAGAGCCAAAAACAAGAAGCAATACTCCTCGAAAAGTTGAAATGCAAGGAACTCCATTCGATGCCAAAGCACACGAGTTTCGCTGTTCGCGTACCGATACACCGACACGTTCAGCTTGTGAAAAGCTTAAGAGGAACATTAAAAGATTAAAGGCTGCTCATGTGAATCGGCATAATGCGACCAACATCAAAGAAACAAGCTCAATCAAGAAAAAAAGTGAAGATGCTACTCGGAAGCTTCCGAAATATGATCCATTTTTATCCCAAGAAAACGGGAAGAAGAAGGCGTGCACTGATTCTAGAGATCAACATGGAAAACTATGCAGATATTTCGAAGCCATTGATCTGAAGCAAGACAACCGGCAACAATCATCACTCTCATCAAACAAAAATAGAACCCCACTTACAGAAAAAGCACCCTCCATTTGCGACTACTCCAATACAAATTTAATTTGGTTTGAAACAAAATGA